A window of Mycolicibacterium holsaticum DSM 44478 = JCM 12374 genomic DNA:
GATGCTGCAGGCGCTGCAATGAGCATGCAGCGTTTCGATCTGCTGGGCACGCTGCCCGCCGAACGGTCGACCACCGTGCTGGAGGCCAGCGCGGGAACGGGTAAGACGTTCACGCTGGCCGGTCTGGTCACCCGCTATGTCGCCGAAGGGGTGGCGACGCTGGACCAGATGCTGCTGATCACGTTCGGCCGGGCCGCCACCCAGGAGCTGCGGGATCGGGTGCGCCGCCAGATCGTCGACGCGGTGGCCGCGTTCGACGACCCGTCGCTCGCCGGGGACAACCAGGTGGTCCAGTATCTGCTCGACTGCGGCGCGGACGAGTACGCCGAACGGCGGCAGCGGCTGCGGGATGCGTTGGCGGCCTTCGACGCGGCGACGATCGCGACCACGCACCAGTTCTGTCAGACCGTGCTGCGGTCGCTGGGCGTGGCCGGTGACACCGACGCCGGCGTCGAGCTGGTGGAGAGCCTCGACGAGTTGACCACCGAGATCGTCGACGATCTGTACCTGCGCCACTTCGGCCGCGAGCGTGAGGCGCCGCTGTTGGCCTACGCCGACGCGCTGAGCCTGGCCCGCGAGGTCGTCAACAAGCCGGCCACCGAACTTCGCCCGTCAGATCCCGATCCCGACTCCCGCGCCGCGGTGTGTGTCCAATTCGCCAAAGACGTACTGGCCGAGCTGGATATCCGCAAGCGGCGCCGTCGCATCCTCGGCTACGACGATCTGCTGAGCCGGCTGGCCGATGCGTTGGCTGCCGAGGACTCCCCTGCCCAGCTGCGGATGCATCAGCGCTGGCCGATCGTGTTGGTCGACGAGTTTCAAGACACCGACCCGGTGCAGTGGCAGGTGATCGACCGGGCGTTCTCCGGGCGGTCGACGGTCATCCTGATCGGTGATCCCAAGCAGGCCATCTACGCGTTCCGCGGCGGCGATATCGTCACGTACCTCGACGCCGCGGCGAGCGCCGGGGTGCAGATGACGTTGGGCACGAACTGGCGCAGCGACGGCGCGCTGGTCGATCGACTGCAGGTGGTGCTCAAGGGCGCCGAACTCGGCGACCCGCGCATCGTCGTACACGAAGTCTCTGCGGCGCATCAGGGTTCGCGGCTGGCCGGTGCCCCGTCGTGCGATCCGTTCCGGCTGCGCGTGGTGCGACGGGAAACAATGGGCCGCAGCGGAACCCGGCCGACGCTGATCGCCGATCTGCGCAGGCACATCCCGCTCGACATGGCCGCCGACATCGCCGGGCTGCTGACCAGCGGCGCCACGTTCGACGGGACGCCGATCGAGGCGAAGCACATCGCGGTGATCGTCGAGAAGCACGTCGACGCCCGCGCGTGCTACGACGCGCTGTGCCAAGCGGGTATCCCCGCGGTGTACACCGGTGATTCCGACATCTTCGGCTCCGACGCCGCCGAGGACTGGCTGTGCCTGCTGGAGGCGTTCGACCAGCCGCACCGCCCGGGGATGGTGCGCGCGGCCGCGGCGACGATGTTCTTCGGCAAGACCGCCGACGATCTGGTGCACGGCGGCGACGAGCTGACCGATACGGTCGCGGATACGTTGCGGGAGTGGGCCGGTCACGCCCGCGAGCGTGGGGTCGCCGCGATCTACGAGGCAGCCCAGCTGGCGGGTATGACGGATCGGGTGCTGTCGTGGCGCGACGGTGAGCGGCGGATGACCGACCTGGCACACCTCACCCAGCTGTTGCAGGAGGCTGCGCACCGCGAGCATTTCAGCCTGCCCGCGCTGCGGGACTGGTTGCGCGAGCAGCGCGGTGAGCGCAGCGGCGCCACCGAACACTTCCGCCGTCTGGACAACGACGCCGCGGCGGTGCAGGTGATGACGGTGTTCGTCGCCAAGGGCCTGCAGTTCCCGGTGGTGTACCTGCCGTTCGCGTTCAACCGGTACGTGCGCGACCCGGAGTTGGTGCTGTATCACGAGGGCGACACCCGCTGCCTGCACATCGGCGGGCCCGACAGCCCTGATTACCACGCCGTCGTCCGGCAGGGCCGCGCCGAGGACGCCAGCGACGACAGCCGGCTGACCTACGTCGCGTTGACCCGTGCTCAATCCCAAGTCGTGGCGTGGTGGGCGCCTTCGAGGGACGAACCCCACGGCGGGCTGTCGCGGGTGCTGCGCGGCCGCACACCCGATCAGGCGCAGGTGCCCTCCACCGTCGTCCCCTCCGAGGTGGCCGACGACGACGCGATGGCGCGGTTCAAACAGTGGGAAGCCGCGGGCGGCCTGGTGATCGAGGACTCGGTGCTGCGCCCGATTCCCCAGCTGCCGCGGGAGACGACACCCGAAACGTTGGAGGCCCGCCACTTTCACCGCTCGATCGACACATCCTGGCGGCGCACGTCGTACTCGGGGTTGATCCGCGCCGCGGAGACCACGCCGGTCAGCAGCGAGCCCGAAGTCGTCGAACTCGACGACGAGGTGGCCGAGATCCCCTTGATGTCTTCGCCGGTCGGCACCGATGTGCCGTCGCCGATGGCCGATCTGCCCGCCGGGGCGAAGTTCGGCACGTTGGTGCACGCCGTGCTGGAAGACGCCGACCCGCTGGCACCCGATCTGGCCGCCGAGTTGCAGGCGCGCATCGTCGAGCACTCGCTGTGGTGGCCCGTCGACGTAGCGCCCGACGAGCTGGCGGCGGCGATGGTGCCCCTGCACGACACGCCGCTGGGTCCGCTGGCGCCGGGGGTGACGCTGCGTCAGATCGGGCTGGCCGACCGGATGCGGGAGATGGACTTCGAGTTCCCGTTGGGCGGCGGCCAACTTCGCGCGGTCGGTCATCTGTTGCGGCGATATCTGCCCGACGACGATCCGCTGGCCTCGTACGCCGACCGGCTGACCGGTGCGGCGCTGGGCGGTCAGCCGTTGAACGGCTACCTGTCGGGTTCGGTGGATGCGGTGCTGCGCGTCGACGACCGGTATCTGGTGGTGGACTACAAGACGAACTGGCTGGGTGACCCGTCGCGGCCGTTGACCGCCGCGGACTACGGCCAGCCGCGGCTGGCCGAGGCGATGCTGCATTCGGACTATCCGCTGCAGGCGCTGCTGTACAGCGTTGTGCTGCACCGGTTTCTGCGGTGGCGGCTGGCCGGCTACGATCCCGAGCGGCATCTGGGCGGGGTGCTGTACCTGTTTCTGCGCGGGATGTGCGGTCCGCAGACCCCGGTGGTCGACGGGCATCCGGCCGGGGTGTTCAGTTGGCGTCCACCCGCGGCGTTGACCGTCGAGTTGTCGGAGCTGCTGGCATGACGAGCGTGACATGGCGACGGGCGATCGGCGCGACCGGTCTGCTGAGCACGTTCACCGACGCCGAGCTGATCGAGTCCGCGGATGTGCATGTGGCACAACGGCTGACGACGCTGGCCGAAGAACCCGACGAGCAGGTGGCGTTGGCGATCGCGCTGCTGGTGCGCGCGCTGCGGGGCGGATCGGTATGCCTGGACCTGGCGTCGGCGGAAGCGCAGGTCGAGGTGAAGGGCCTCGGTGACGCGGTGCGGGCCAGCACGCTGATCGGAGAGGCGCTGCGCGTCGACGGCGATCTGCTCTACCTCGACAGGTACTGGCGTGAGGAGCAGCAGGTCTGCGACGACATCCTCGCGATGCTGTCCGCCCAGCCGGCCAGCGCGTCCGCCGACGTCGACCGGTTGTTTCCGGCCGGGTTCGAAGAACAGCGCGCCGCTGCGGAAGTGGCGCTTTCCCAAGGGCTGACGGTGCTGACCGGCGGTCCGGGTACGGGCAAGACGACGACGGTGGCGCGGCTGTTGGCACTGCTGGCCGGCGGCAGCAAGTTACGGATCGCGTTGGCGGCGCCGACGGGTAAGGCCGCCGCGCGGTTGCAGGAAGCCGTGCAGATGGAGGTCGACAAGCTGTCGGCGGTCGACCGCGCCGCGCTGGCAGGCCTGCAGGCGACCACGCTGCACCGGCTGCTGGGCAGCCGACCGGACACGTCGGCCCGGTTCCGGCACAATCGCGCAAATCGGTTGCCGCACGAGGTGATCGTCGTCGACGAGACGTCGATGGTGTCATTGACGATGATGGCGCGGCTGCTGGAGGCGGTGCGCCCGGACGCGCGGTTGATCCTGGTCGGGGATCCGGACCAGTTGGCGTCGGTGGAGGCCGGCGCGGTGCTGGCCGACCTGGTCGACGGGCTGGGCGGGTCGCGGATCGCAGAACTGAAGACCTCACACCGGTTCGGCGAATCGATCGGGGCGCTGGCGGCGGCGATCCGGACCGGTGACGCGGACGCCGCCGTCGACGTGCTGCGCGCCGGTGACGACCATATCGAGTGGGCCGACACCTCAGACCCCGCGGAGCATCTGCGAAAAGTGATGGTGCCGTGGGCGGTTGCGCTTCGCCAGGCCGCGATACTCGGCGACGACAACGCCGCGCTGGCGACGTTGACCGAGCACCGGTTGTTGTGCGCGCACCGGCGCGGCCCGTACGGCGTGCGGTACTGGAACCATCAGGTCGAGCGGTGGCTGGCTGAGCGCACCGGTGAGCCGATCTGGTCGGACTGGTATGCCGGTCGGCCGGTGCTGGTGACGGCCAACGACTATGGGCTTGGCCTCTACAACGGCGACACCGGTGTCACGGTGCACCGCGACGGGGTGTTGCGCGCGGTGATCGCGGGCACCTCGCGGATCGAGTTCGCGACCAGTCGGCTGGCCGACGTCGACACCATGCATGCGATGACGATCCACAAGTCACAGGGCAGCCAGGCCGACGAGGTCACGGTGCTGTTGCCGCCCGAAGACTCGCGGCTGCTGACCCGCGAGCTGTTCTACACGGCGGTGACACGGGCCAAGTCGCGGGTGCGGGTGATCGGGCCGGAGGCCTCGGTGCGGGCGGCGATCGAGCGCCGGGCCGTCCGAGCGTCGGGCCTGGCGCAACGGCTGGCGGGGTGAGGCACCTCCAAGAACGGCCGAACGTGGGTTACCCGCACGTCCTCGCGCGGTTTGGCGTGACACAACCCCACACTCGGCGCCATGAAGTGGGTACGTGGCGTCATGTAGCGCCATGAAGCGAGCACGTTTAGCCGCGCATCTCACAGGTAATCCGCAATCATCCTCAGTGTGAGGCAGCACACACCTGCGGGCGGATGGAGCACGCCATGACCACGCAAAACCGCGTCACACCGACGGACGTCGACAAGGCCCTGCTGGGCACCGCCACCTATCGAAGTCTCGGCGAGCAGAAACTGTCCCCGGCAGAGGAGCGCTTCGAGAAGGGCCGCCGGACCATCGGCCTGTTCCTCGCGCCGCTGCTCACCGTGGTGTTCCTTGTGCTGCCGATAGACATCCCACCCAACCAGCAGGTGCTCGGGGCGGTGCTGCTCGGCGTGATCGCGCTGTGGATCAGCGAGGCGGTGCCGATCCCGATCGGCGGGTTGCTGGGCGTGGCCGTCGCGGTGTTCCTCGGCGTGGCACCGGTCGACGACGTGCTCGGACCGTTCGGGTCGTCGACCATCTTCACGTTCATCGGCGCGTTCATCCTGGCGCAGGCGATGCTCAAACACGGTGTGGCGCGGCGGTTTGCGTACCGCATTCTCGCGCTGCCGCGCGCTGGGCGCTCGACCACCGGGGTGACCATCGCGTTCGGCGCGATCACCTGCCTGCTGTCGGCGTTCGTGTCCAACACCGCCACCGTCGCAATGCTGCTGCCGACGGCGATCGGCATCATCGCCGTCATCGCCAAGCTGCTGCAGGAACGCGGCGACGTCGAACCCGATTTCGACCCGAGGCGGTTGCGGGTCGGCGCGGCCATCATGCTGATGCTGGCCTACGGCGCCAGCGTCGGCGGACTGCTCACCCCGGTCGGCAGCCCGCCCAACCTGATCGGGCGCGGCCTCATCGAAGAAGCCACCGGCGAGCGAATCAGCTTCGCGCAGTGGATGGTCATGGCCATTCCGATCTGCCTGCTGATGTTCGTGCTGTTGGCGTTCATCCTGTTGCGGCTCAACCGACCCGAGATCAAACGGATCGACGGTGTGGCCGAGTACGTCGCCGGCGAGCGCGAGAAACTGGGCAAGCTGTCGCGGGCCGAGAAGAACACGCTGATCGCGTTCGGCATCACGGTGACGTTGTGGATCCTGCCCGGCATCTTCGCGGTGGTCACCGGAACCGATTCCAGCGTCTACGAATTCGTCAGCGGCCGCCTGGATGAAGGTGTCGTCGCGGTGTTCGGCGCGTCGCTGCTGTTCCTGCTGCCGACCGACTGGCAGAGCCGCGAGTTCACCCTGCGCTGGAGCGACGCCGCCAAGATCGACTGGGGCACAATCATTTTGTTCGGCACCGGCATCATCTTCGGCTCACTGATCGCCGACACCGGGTTGGCTGAGACCATCGGCACGTCGATCAACGACGCGCTCGGCCTGTCCAGCGTCATACCGATCACGATCTTCGCGGTGATTCTGGCCATCATCGTCTCCGAGACGACCAGCAACACCGCATCGGCGGCGGTGGTGGTGCCGATCATCATCCCGGTGGCGATCGCCGCGGGCGTCAACCCGTTCGTGCCTGCGCTGGCGGCCACGTTCGCCGCGTCGTTCGGGTTCATGCTGCCGGTGTCCACGCCGCAGAACGCCATCGTCTACGGCTCGGGCGTCGTGCGGATCACCACGATGATCCGCTCCGGCATCACGTTCGACATCGCCGGCGCGATCCTCATCGTCATCTTCCTGCCGATGATGATCAGCCTGCTAGGTTTGGGCGGATGAGTTCCATCGCCGTCATACCCGGGGACGGGATCGGTTCGGAAGTGATCGAATCGGCGCGCGCCGTGCTCGACGCCGTCGCCGCCAAACACCAAATCGACCTCTCCTACACCGAATTCGACTGGTCCTGC
This region includes:
- the recB gene encoding exodeoxyribonuclease V subunit beta, translating into MQRFDLLGTLPAERSTTVLEASAGTGKTFTLAGLVTRYVAEGVATLDQMLLITFGRAATQELRDRVRRQIVDAVAAFDDPSLAGDNQVVQYLLDCGADEYAERRQRLRDALAAFDAATIATTHQFCQTVLRSLGVAGDTDAGVELVESLDELTTEIVDDLYLRHFGREREAPLLAYADALSLAREVVNKPATELRPSDPDPDSRAAVCVQFAKDVLAELDIRKRRRRILGYDDLLSRLADALAAEDSPAQLRMHQRWPIVLVDEFQDTDPVQWQVIDRAFSGRSTVILIGDPKQAIYAFRGGDIVTYLDAAASAGVQMTLGTNWRSDGALVDRLQVVLKGAELGDPRIVVHEVSAAHQGSRLAGAPSCDPFRLRVVRRETMGRSGTRPTLIADLRRHIPLDMAADIAGLLTSGATFDGTPIEAKHIAVIVEKHVDARACYDALCQAGIPAVYTGDSDIFGSDAAEDWLCLLEAFDQPHRPGMVRAAAATMFFGKTADDLVHGGDELTDTVADTLREWAGHARERGVAAIYEAAQLAGMTDRVLSWRDGERRMTDLAHLTQLLQEAAHREHFSLPALRDWLREQRGERSGATEHFRRLDNDAAAVQVMTVFVAKGLQFPVVYLPFAFNRYVRDPELVLYHEGDTRCLHIGGPDSPDYHAVVRQGRAEDASDDSRLTYVALTRAQSQVVAWWAPSRDEPHGGLSRVLRGRTPDQAQVPSTVVPSEVADDDAMARFKQWEAAGGLVIEDSVLRPIPQLPRETTPETLEARHFHRSIDTSWRRTSYSGLIRAAETTPVSSEPEVVELDDEVAEIPLMSSPVGTDVPSPMADLPAGAKFGTLVHAVLEDADPLAPDLAAELQARIVEHSLWWPVDVAPDELAAAMVPLHDTPLGPLAPGVTLRQIGLADRMREMDFEFPLGGGQLRAVGHLLRRYLPDDDPLASYADRLTGAALGGQPLNGYLSGSVDAVLRVDDRYLVVDYKTNWLGDPSRPLTAADYGQPRLAEAMLHSDYPLQALLYSVVLHRFLRWRLAGYDPERHLGGVLYLFLRGMCGPQTPVVDGHPAGVFSWRPPAALTVELSELLA
- the recD gene encoding exodeoxyribonuclease V subunit alpha, which codes for MTSVTWRRAIGATGLLSTFTDAELIESADVHVAQRLTTLAEEPDEQVALAIALLVRALRGGSVCLDLASAEAQVEVKGLGDAVRASTLIGEALRVDGDLLYLDRYWREEQQVCDDILAMLSAQPASASADVDRLFPAGFEEQRAAAEVALSQGLTVLTGGPGTGKTTTVARLLALLAGGSKLRIALAAPTGKAAARLQEAVQMEVDKLSAVDRAALAGLQATTLHRLLGSRPDTSARFRHNRANRLPHEVIVVDETSMVSLTMMARLLEAVRPDARLILVGDPDQLASVEAGAVLADLVDGLGGSRIAELKTSHRFGESIGALAAAIRTGDADAAVDVLRAGDDHIEWADTSDPAEHLRKVMVPWAVALRQAAILGDDNAALATLTEHRLLCAHRRGPYGVRYWNHQVERWLAERTGEPIWSDWYAGRPVLVTANDYGLGLYNGDTGVTVHRDGVLRAVIAGTSRIEFATSRLADVDTMHAMTIHKSQGSQADEVTVLLPPEDSRLLTRELFYTAVTRAKSRVRVIGPEASVRAAIERRAVRASGLAQRLAG
- a CDS encoding SLC13 family permease, with amino-acid sequence MTTQNRVTPTDVDKALLGTATYRSLGEQKLSPAEERFEKGRRTIGLFLAPLLTVVFLVLPIDIPPNQQVLGAVLLGVIALWISEAVPIPIGGLLGVAVAVFLGVAPVDDVLGPFGSSTIFTFIGAFILAQAMLKHGVARRFAYRILALPRAGRSTTGVTIAFGAITCLLSAFVSNTATVAMLLPTAIGIIAVIAKLLQERGDVEPDFDPRRLRVGAAIMLMLAYGASVGGLLTPVGSPPNLIGRGLIEEATGERISFAQWMVMAIPICLLMFVLLAFILLRLNRPEIKRIDGVAEYVAGEREKLGKLSRAEKNTLIAFGITVTLWILPGIFAVVTGTDSSVYEFVSGRLDEGVVAVFGASLLFLLPTDWQSREFTLRWSDAAKIDWGTIILFGTGIIFGSLIADTGLAETIGTSINDALGLSSVIPITIFAVILAIIVSETTSNTASAAVVVPIIIPVAIAAGVNPFVPALAATFAASFGFMLPVSTPQNAIVYGSGVVRITTMIRSGITFDIAGAILIVIFLPMMISLLGLGG